ATCCATACTATAGAATGAGAATTATTATCTGTTATCTATTATATCAAAATCTCCGTACAGAATATAGACCTGAACAAGAATGCTTTGTAAAAAATAGACCTTCCTTGCCTTTGTAAAATTAAAGACATTACTGTTGACAAAACCTGCCGATCGTAGGATAATGTATTTGGATTAATTATTTTGTTAAATTTACTACAACATAGGAGGAATTTAGAATGTTGCATCACTTAATCGAATTGGTAGTACCTAATATCATTTATCTATTGGAGCTTTTCGGTGTATTTATCATCACACTTACCGCAATCAAATGTTTTATTCGATATGCTATGAGAGGCTTTGATCTAAGCGATGATGTTATAAAAATCGAACTTGCAAGAGCCTTATCCTTAGGCCTTACTTTCTTATTAGGTGGAGAAATCCTATCTACAATGTTTGCTAAAGATTTAAAACAAATTTATGTAATTGTTGGTATCGTTGTAATAAGAGTAGCGATCACTTATGTACTTCATTGGGAAATCTCATCCGATATGGACCATTGCAATTCCTTTGCAACATTAAAAGAGAGAGTTGCTTGTAGACAAGATGTTCTTCAACAAAAATTAGAAAATAAGCACTAAAATATAAAAAACCCATCTATGGATGGGTTTTTATTTTTTTATTTTCTT
Above is a genomic segment from Alkaliphilus oremlandii OhILAs containing:
- a CDS encoding DUF1622 domain-containing protein, which produces MLHHLIELVVPNIIYLLELFGVFIITLTAIKCFIRYAMRGFDLSDDVIKIELARALSLGLTFLLGGEILSTMFAKDLKQIYVIVGIVVIRVAITYVLHWEISSDMDHCNSFATLKERVACRQDVLQQKLENKH